The following proteins are encoded in a genomic region of Numenius arquata chromosome 28, bNumArq3.hap1.1, whole genome shotgun sequence:
- the LOC141476103 gene encoding LOW QUALITY PROTEIN: killer cell lectin-like receptor subfamily G member 2 (The sequence of the model RefSeq protein was modified relative to this genomic sequence to represent the inferred CDS: inserted 1 base in 1 codon) — protein MMTSGYEPSIPPAEPRSSSSRFLRLAASPALRHQLSTAIRAEVEKLNSGSLEQNDFPFQGAMGEKNGFRSSDGSLEVPLXGGVSPHPEVPGAACRRMPIRFPGKWHRLHPVWVLVLAVLVALVLALAAAVAVLSAGRHGGDPAVPAAPVLACPDGWVGYRNVCYYLSRDQGSWEWSQEQCSSRGASLAVLRREWEMEFLLRLKGNIDYWIGLRRRGERLEWVDGSSFNQTIPVVGKEPCLFLNDHDLLSARCSQPWPYLCSKPQELMGTT, from the exons ATGATGACTTCGGGTTACGAACCATCCATCCCCCCGGCTGAGCCCCGTTCATCTTCCTCCCGCTTCCTGCGCCTCGCAGCCAGCCCCGCCCTGCGGCACCAGTTGAG CACAGCAATAAGAGCAGAGGTGGAAAAGCTGAATTCTGGTTCTCTTGAGCAAAATGATTTCCCTTTCCAGGGTGCCATGGGGGAGAAGAACGGTTTCCGCTCCAGCGATGGGAGCCTGGAGGTCCCCC AGGGAGGAGTGTCCCCCCACCCAGAAGTGCCTGGGGCTGCATGCAGAAGAATGCCCATAAGATTTCCTG GCAAGTGGCACAGGCTCCATCCAGTGTGGGTCCTGGTgctggctgtgctggtggctctggtCCTGGCTCTGGCTGCGGCTGTTGCTGTACtctcag CAGGAAGACATGGAGGGGATCCAGCTGTGCCTGCGGCTCCAGTGCTGGCGTGTCCTGATGGCTGGGTCGGGTACCGCAATGTCTGCTACTACCTCTCGAGGGACCAGGGGAGCTGggagtggagccaggagcagtgctccTCGCGTGGGGCCTCGCTGGCCGTGCTCAGGAGGGagtgggaaatg GAGTTTCTCTTACGCCTGAAGGGCAACATCGATTACTGGATTGGGCTGCGGAGACGGGGCGAGCGCCTGGAGTGGGTGGACGGCAGCAGCTTCAACCAGAC GATCCCAGTGGTGGGCAAAGAACCTTGTCTGTTCCTGAATGACCACGATCtcctgagtgcccgctgctcccagCCATGGCCTTATCTCTGCAGCAAGCCCCAAGAGCTGATGGGAACCACTTGA
- the LOC141476104 gene encoding C-type lectin domain family 2 member D-like gives MGGLPVPPKSWSFEKVLPQELPKSSRGRWQNDFPFQGAMGERNGFRSSNGSLEVPLSPPEGGVSPHPGVLGAAGRRMPIRFPGKWHRLHPVWVLVLAVLVALVLALAAAVAVLSAGRHGGDPAVPVAPVLACPDGWVGYRNVCYYLSRDQGSWEWSQEQCSSRGASLAVLRREWEMEFLLRLKGNIDYWIGLQRRGERLEWVDGSSFNQTIPVVGEEPCLFLNDHDLLSARCLQTRPYLCSKPMLQ, from the exons ATGGGGGGGCTTCCGGTGCCCCCCAAATCCTGGTCCTTCGAGAAGGTGCTGCCGCAGGAGCTGCCCAAAAGCAGCCGTGGGCGTTGG CAAAATGATTTCCCTTTCCAGGGTGCCATGGGGGAGAGGAACGGTTTCCGCTCCAGCAATGGGAGCCTGGAGGTGCCCCTGAGTCCCCCTGAGGGAGGAGTGTCCCCCCACCCAGGGGTGCTTGGGGCTGCAGGCAGAAGAATGCCCATAAGATTTCCTG GCAAGTGGCACAGGCTCCATCCAGTGTGGGTCCTGGTgctggctgtgctggtggctctggtCCTGGCTCTGGCCGCGGCTGTTGCTGTACtctcag caggaAGACATGGAGGGGATCCAGCTGTGCCTGTGGCTCCGGTGCTGGCGTGTCCTGATGGCTGGGTCGGGTACCGCAATGTCTGCTACTACCTCTCAAGGGACCAGGGGAGCTGggagtggagccaggagcagtgctccTCGCGTGGGGCCTCGCTGGCCGTGCTCAGGAGGGagtgggaaatg GAGTTTCTCTTACGCCTGAAGGGCAACATCGATTACTGGATTGGGCTGCAGAGACGGGGCGAGCGCCTGGAGTGGGTGGATGGCAGCAGCTTCAACCAGAC GATCCCAGTGGTGGGCGAAGAACCTTGTCTGTTCCTGAATGACCACGATCTCCTGAGTGCCCGCTGCTTGCAGACACGGCCTTATCTCTGCAGCAAACCTATGCTCCAGTGA
- the LOC141476105 gene encoding LOW QUALITY PROTEIN: C-type lectin domain family 2 member B-like (The sequence of the model RefSeq protein was modified relative to this genomic sequence to represent the inferred CDS: substituted 1 base at 1 genomic stop codon): MGERNGFCSRDGNVEEPLSPPEGGASPHPEVPGATGRRIHRRVLGECRVPPLYPHHLWFLVVAVLLALVLALAAAVAVLSAGRHGGDPAVPVAPVLACPDGWVGYRNVCYYLSRDQGSXEWSQEQCSSRGASLAVLRREWEMEFLLRLKGNIDYWIGLRRQGERLEWVDGSSFNQTIPVVGEEPCLFLNDHDLLSACCLQTRPYLCSKPMLQ, translated from the exons atgggggagaggaacGGTTTCTGCTCCAGGGATGGGAACGTGGAGGAGCCCCTGAGTCCCCCTGAGGGAGGAGCGTCCCCCCACCCAGAGGTGCCTGGGGCTACAGGCAGAAGGATTCACAGAAGAGTCCTGGGTGAGTGCAGGGTCCCCCCT CTGTATCCACATCATCTGTGGTtcctggtggtggctgtgctgtTGGCTCTGGTCCTGGCTCTGGCCGCGGCTGTTGCTGTACtctcag caggaAGACATGGAGGGGATCCAGCTGTGCCTGTGGCTCCGGTGCTGGCGTGTCCTGATGGCTGGGTCGGGTACCGCAATGTCTGCTACTACCTCTCAAGGGACCAGGGGAGCTGAgagtggagccaggagcagtgctcctcgcgtggggcctcgctggccgtgctgaggagggagtgggaaatg GAGTTTCTCTTACGCCTGAAGGGCAACATCGATTACTGGATTGGGCTGCGGAGACAGGGCGAGCGCCTGGAGTGGGTGGACGGCAGCAGCTTCAACCAGAC GATCCCAGTGGTGGGCGAAGAACCTTGTCTGTTCCTGAATGACCACGATCTCCTGAGTGCCTGCTGCTTGCAGACACGGCCTTATCTCTGCAGCAAACCTATGCTCCAGTGA